A single Primulina eburnea isolate SZY01 chromosome 11, ASM2296580v1, whole genome shotgun sequence DNA region contains:
- the LOC140805479 gene encoding uncharacterized protein, whose product MQAQMIAGMTQFFAQFAGNQTTVDTGARPRLEAVYEIFRRMNPKDFSGTTDPMKTEEWIKSIEVIFAFMELQDADRARCATLLTIGDARLWWESASVSVNLQTLTCNGFKEVFYSEYFTEEVRSCLTREFMLLRQGDSSVVNFVRKF is encoded by the coding sequence atgcaggctcagatgatTGCAGGGATGACCcagttcttcgcacaatttgcggggaaccagactACAGTAGACacaggggcgaggcccagacTAGAGGCAGTCTATGAAATATTTAGGAGGATGAATCCGAAGGATTTTTCGgggaccactgacccgatgaaaACGGAAgaatggattaagtccatcgaggtaatctttgcATTTATGGAGCTACAGGATGCTGACAGAGCTAGATGTGCCACCTTATTAACAATTGGAGACGCAAGGCTTTGGTGGGAAAGCGCGTCAGTGTCAGTGAACTTACAAACACTGACGTGTAATGGGTtcaaggaggttttctactccgagtacttcactgaagaagtacgctCTTGCCTGACTAGGGAGTTCATGTTGCTACGACAGGGAGACAGCAGCGTGGTAAACTTCGTCAGGAAGTTTTAG